Proteins encoded together in one Lachnospiraceae bacterium JLR.KK008 window:
- a CDS encoding ABC-F family ATP-binding cassette domain-containing protein — MNLLTMKHVTKSYTDKILLDGVDFSLEAGEKTGIIGINGTGKSTLLKVIAGLESFEAGELTRGSQVMVSYLPQNPVFPEGMTIYDYVVTANADSAHAWDIEGEAKSMLNRLGFTDYGQVIDPLSGGQKKKVALAGALLSGREILILDEPTNHLDNRMTEWLENWLRAYKGTVVMVTHDRYFLDLVCNRIVEVHQGKLYSYQTNYEGFLKLKAEREAMAASTQKKHENMLRKEIAWIQRGARARATKQKAHIARYEALRDEEKRIPEANVEIEAVSSRLGKKTILLHHISKSYGENMLIRDFTYTFLRTDRIGILGPNGCGKTTLMRLITGQETADSGQVETGETVKIGYYAQEAEHMDADQKVIDYIRETAEVIRTADGTVTASQMLEKFLFEGALQYARIGKLSGGERRRLYLAKVLMEAPNVLILDEPTNDLDIQTLCVLEDYLDTFPGIVITVSHDRYFLDRVARRMLTFEGDGRILLYNGSYTEYFQEKGERLWGESAAQGGAVSAAEMSREAASGQEKAAGRQWKEQKSQNRKLKFTYKEQKEYETIEADIEAIEAALAALEGRMAQAATDFVKLGALTEEKEKTEKLLEEKMERYVYLTDLAERIAAQ; from the coding sequence ATGAATTTACTGACGATGAAACATGTGACAAAATCATACACGGATAAAATATTGCTGGACGGCGTGGACTTCAGTCTGGAAGCGGGGGAAAAGACAGGAATCATCGGCATCAACGGTACGGGAAAATCAACGCTTCTGAAAGTGATCGCAGGGCTGGAATCGTTTGAAGCGGGAGAGCTGACCAGAGGCAGTCAGGTGATGGTCAGTTATCTGCCCCAGAATCCGGTCTTTCCGGAGGGAATGACGATCTATGATTATGTCGTCACGGCGAACGCTGACAGTGCCCATGCCTGGGACATAGAAGGGGAGGCGAAGTCGATGCTGAACAGACTTGGTTTTACCGACTATGGACAGGTCATCGATCCTCTCTCCGGCGGACAGAAAAAGAAAGTGGCGCTGGCGGGTGCGCTTTTGTCAGGCAGAGAGATCCTGATTCTCGATGAGCCGACCAACCATCTGGACAACCGGATGACAGAATGGCTGGAAAACTGGCTGCGGGCGTACAAGGGCACGGTCGTCATGGTCACGCATGACCGCTACTTTCTCGATCTTGTGTGTAACCGTATCGTGGAAGTGCATCAGGGAAAGCTGTATTCCTACCAGACGAATTACGAAGGTTTTCTGAAGCTGAAGGCTGAGAGAGAGGCCATGGCGGCTTCCACGCAGAAAAAGCATGAAAATATGCTGCGTAAGGAGATCGCCTGGATACAGAGAGGAGCCAGGGCGCGTGCTACCAAGCAGAAAGCGCATATCGCCAGATACGAGGCGCTCCGGGATGAAGAGAAGAGGATACCGGAGGCAAATGTGGAGATTGAGGCCGTCTCATCCAGACTGGGAAAGAAGACGATCCTTCTGCACCATATTTCCAAGAGCTATGGAGAGAACATGCTGATCCGGGATTTTACATATACGTTTCTGCGGACGGACCGGATTGGCATTTTAGGTCCAAACGGCTGCGGGAAGACGACGCTGATGCGTCTGATCACCGGACAGGAGACGGCGGACAGCGGTCAGGTGGAGACCGGGGAGACCGTTAAGATCGGATATTATGCCCAGGAAGCGGAACATATGGACGCAGACCAGAAGGTCATCGATTATATCCGGGAGACGGCGGAAGTGATCCGGACGGCGGACGGCACGGTGACGGCCTCCCAGATGCTGGAGAAATTTTTATTCGAAGGGGCTCTCCAGTACGCGAGGATCGGCAAACTGTCGGGCGGCGAGCGGAGGCGGCTGTATCTGGCGAAAGTGCTGATGGAGGCGCCGAATGTACTGATTCTCGACGAGCCGACCAACGATCTGGATATTCAGACGCTCTGCGTGCTGGAGGACTATCTGGACACATTTCCGGGGATCGTGATCACAGTTTCCCATGATCGTTATTTCCTCGACCGTGTGGCGAGGCGGATGCTGACCTTTGAGGGCGACGGCCGGATATTGCTGTATAACGGAAGTTATACCGAATATTTTCAGGAAAAAGGCGAGCGGCTCTGGGGAGAGAGCGCAGCGCAGGGCGGCGCGGTTTCGGCGGCGGAGATGTCCCGGGAGGCTGCTTCCGGTCAGGAGAAAGCTGCCGGCAGACAGTGGAAGGAGCAGAAAAGTCAGAACCGGAAACTGAAATTCACTTATAAAGAGCAGAAAGAGTATGAGACAATCGAGGCTGACATCGAAGCAATCGAAGCCGCTCTGGCCGCTCTGGAAGGCAGGATGGCTCAGGCAGCGACTGACTTTGTGAAGCTGGGCGCGCTTACGGAAGAAAAGGAAAAGACGGAAAAGCTGTTGGAAGAGAAAATGGAGCGGTACGTCTATCTGACCGATCTGGCGGAGCGGATCGCCGCGCAGTGA
- a CDS encoding ferritin-like domain-containing protein yields the protein MVLTEKEATTIKDLQTQEETCIRKYEKYGQQAHDTELKNLFQTLKQNEQEHYNSLGQVLKGTVPTCDCNDSQGRNYEPKRTYDQMTNSQEKKEDCFLATDCIGTEKLVSSEYNTNVFTCCDSSVRKLLADIQVEEQNHAEMLYKYKQVNGMQ from the coding sequence ATGGTATTGACAGAAAAAGAAGCAACGACGATCAAAGACCTGCAGACGCAGGAAGAGACATGTATCAGGAAATACGAGAAATATGGGCAGCAGGCGCATGACACAGAGTTGAAAAATCTGTTCCAGACATTAAAGCAGAATGAGCAGGAACATTATAATTCTCTCGGGCAGGTATTAAAAGGGACCGTACCGACCTGCGACTGCAATGATTCTCAGGGCAGAAATTATGAGCCTAAGAGAACATACGATCAGATGACCAATTCCCAGGAGAAGAAGGAAGACTGTTTCCTTGCGACGGACTGCATCGGCACGGAAAAGCTCGTCTCTTCCGAGTACAATACAAATGTATTTACATGCTGTGATTCTTCCGTGCGCAAACTTCTGGCGGACATTCAGGTCGAGGAGCAGAATCATGCGGAAATGCTCTATAAATACAAACAGGTCAACGGGATGCAGTAA
- the greA gene encoding transcription elongation factor GreA: MYDKLTRSDMKKMQEEIDYRKLELRPKLLEDVKETRAHGDLSENFEYHAAKKEKNKNESRIRYLERMLRTAQMIDDSSKEDEVGMNNTVEVYFEEDDVTEQYRIVTTVRGDSLHNLISIESPLGKALMGHKAGDRVEVKVNDTYSYPVMIQKIINTEDDSADRIRGY; this comes from the coding sequence ATGTACGATAAACTGACAAGATCAGATATGAAAAAGATGCAGGAGGAGATCGACTACCGGAAGCTGGAACTGCGTCCGAAGCTGCTGGAGGACGTGAAAGAGACGAGGGCGCATGGGGACCTGAGCGAAAATTTTGAATATCACGCGGCGAAAAAGGAAAAAAATAAAAACGAGAGCCGGATTCGCTATCTGGAGCGGATGCTGCGGACGGCGCAGATGATCGACGACAGCTCCAAAGAGGATGAGGTTGGCATGAACAATACGGTGGAAGTCTACTTTGAGGAAGATGACGTTACGGAACAGTACCGGATTGTGACGACGGTCAGAGGCGACTCTCTGCACAACCTGATCAGCATAGAATCACCGCTCGGAAAAGCGCTGATGGGACATAAGGCCGGAGACAGAGTGGAAGTGAAAGTCAACGATACATACAGCTATCCGGTGATGATTCAAAAGATCATCAATACGGAAGATGACTCTGCGGACCGGATTCGCGGGTATTGA